Proteins encoded within one genomic window of Brassica rapa cultivar Chiifu-401-42 chromosome A09, CAAS_Brap_v3.01, whole genome shotgun sequence:
- the LOC103840849 gene encoding agamous-like MADS-box protein AGL80, translated as MGRRKVTHQLISDNATRRVTFRKRKHGLLKKLNELTILCGLRACAIIYSDYEEGPEVWPNRKEVRVLLNRFRALPVEKQTKFMMDQKDLMNRMIQDAKKRLEKEQMHSRAMELGLIASSNDIRDADYSEDLIKAADVVEKKIKVIRERIKAVESGAAILMIE; from the coding sequence ATGGGCAGAAGAAAGGTAACACACCAACTGATTTCTGACAACGCTACTCGCCGAGTTACGTTCAGAAAACGCAAACATGGTCTGTTGAAAAAGCTCAATGAATTAACCATTCTTTGCGGTTTACGTGCTTGCGCCATCATCTACAGCGACTACGAGGAAGGTCCTGAGGTCTGGCCAAACCGCAAAGAGGTTCGTGTTCTTCTCAACCGGTTCAGGGCACTCCCGGTGGAGAAACAGACCAAGTTCATGATGGACCAGAAAGATTTGATGAACAGAATGATCCAAGACGCAAAGAAGAGGTTGGAGAAAGAGCAGATGCATAGCCGTGCGATGGAACTTGGGTTGATTGCGTCGTCTAATGACATACGCGATGCTGATTATTCAGAGGATCTGATCAAAGCAGCCGATGTGGTTGAGAAGAAGATCAAAGTCATCAGAGAAAGAATCAAGGCTGTAGAATCAGGAGCAGCCATCCTCATGATAGAATAG
- the LOC103840851 gene encoding protein NRT1/ PTR FAMILY 5.16: protein MATPEEEVALLEDYVSDSVDHHGFPAGKLSTGGWRSAWYIIGVEVGERFAYFGIASNLITYLTGPLGQSTATAAVNVNTWSGTASMLPVLGAFIADAYLGRYHTIVVASLIYILGLGLLTLSAFLILIRISEQRNDTVKSFFWVNILFFCSLYMVAIGQGGHKPCVQAFGADQFDSGDSKERISRGSFFNWWFMTLSAGITLSFLVVVYVQDNVSWALGFGIPCVFMVMALALFLLGRKTYRYPRGNHKEKKNAFARIGRVFVAAYKNRKLNLSDSGLSQGLLEDGSSQKRKGWLEFLAKALLSGEGGAEACSIKDVEDAMALVRLIPIWITSVISTIPYAQYSTFFTKQGVTVDRKILPGLEIPPASFQSFIGVSILISVPTYERVFLPLARYITKKPFGITMLQRIGAGMVLSSFNMVVAALVEMKRLETAKEYGLVDRPEATVPMSIWWFVPQYLLLGMIDVFSLVGTQEFFYDQVPTELRSIGLALSLSAMGLSSFLSGMLITVIDWVTGKDGGDSWFNTNLNRAHVDYFYWLLAAFTAVGFLAFLFFSRLYVYRRVDQV from the exons ATGGCGACACCTGAGGAAGAAGTCGCACTTCTAGAAGATTATGTTAGCGATTCCGTAGACCACCATGGATTTCCCGCCGGAAAACTTTCCACCGGCGGATGGAGATCCGCCTGGTATATTATTg GTGTGGAGGTAGGAGAAAGATTTGCTTACTTTGGTATTGCCTCCAACTTAATTACTTACCTCACCGGACCTCTCGGGCAATCCACGGCGACCGCCGCCGTAAACGTCAACACGTGGTCAGGAACAGCCTCGATGCTTCCTGTCTTAGGAGCTTTCATAGCAGACGCATATCTTGGTCGCTATCACACCATTGTTGTAGCTTCTCTCATCTACATACTC GGACTAGGACTATTGACCTTGTCGGCTTTCTTAATCTTAATAAGAATATCCGAGCAACGTAACGATACCGTTAAATCGTTTTTCTGGGTGAATATACTTTTCTTCTGCTCTCTGTACATGGTGGCGATCGGACAAGGCGGTCACAAGCCGTGTGTTCAAGCGTTTGGTGCGGACCAGTTTGACTCGGGAGATTCAAAGGAGAGAATATCTAGAGGATCATTTTTCAACTGGTGGTTCATGACTTTATCTGCCGGAATCACTTTATCTTTTCTTGTGGTGGTTTACGTTCAAGACAATGTTAGCTGGGCCCTTGGTTTTGGGATCCCTTGTGTGTTCATGGTTATGGCTCTTGCTCTCTTCTTGCTCGGAAGGAAAACTTACAGGTACCCAAGAGGTAATcacaaggagaagaagaatgCGTTTGCGAGGATTGGTAGAGTTTTTGTTGCGGCCTACAAGAACCGAAAACTGAACTTGTCAGATTCAGGTTTGAGCCAAGGTCTCTTAGAGGATGGTTCATCACAGAAACGTAAAGGCTGGCTTGA GTTCCTAGCGAAAGCGTTGCTATCAGGAGAAGGAGGTGCAGAGGCATGTAGTATAAAGGACGTGGAAGACGCAATGGCTTTGGTAAGGCTTATACCGATATGGATCACATCGGTCATAAGCACGATTCCGTACGCTCAATACTCGACTTTCTTCACAAAGCAAGGCGTCACAGTGGACAGAAAAATCTTGCCGGGTTTGGAAATCCCTCCGGCATCCTTTCAGTCGTTTATCGGCGTTTCGATTCTCATCTCAGTCCCAACTTATGAACGTGTATTCCTCCCGTTAGCTAGATACATTACCAAGAAGCCTTTTGGGATCACGATGCTCCAGAGAATTGGAGCTGGAATGGTGCTCTCTAGCTTCAACATGGTGGTTGCCGCGTTGGTAGAAATGAAACGGCTCGAGACGGCTAAGGAATATGGACTTGTGGATAGACCGGAGGCAACCGTCCCGATGTCGATATGGTGGTTCGTTCCTCAGTATTTGCTACTCGGGATGATTGATGTGTTCTCGCTAGTGGGTACACAAGAGTTCTTCTATGACCAAGTTCCAACGGAGTTAAGGAGCATTGGTCTTGCGCTTTCTTTGAGTGCAATGGGTCTTTCGAGCTTCTTGAGTGGTATGCTTATCACTGTGATTGATTGGGTTACCGGAAAAGATGGTGGAGATAGCTGGTTCAACACTAACTTGAACCGAGCCCATGTCGATTACTTTTACTGGTTGCTCGCTGCTTTCACTGCCGTTGGGTTCTTAGCGTTTTTGTTCTTCTCCAGATTGTATGTTTATCGCCGGGTAGATCAAGTCTAA
- the LOC103840852 gene encoding protein NRT1/ PTR FAMILY 5.10 codes for MAIAGVDNEAGTPLLSKTVDGSVDYRNEPAVRSSSGGWRSAGFIIGVEVAERFAYYGISSNLIMYLTGPLGQSTAAAASNVNAWYGTASLLPLLGAFVADSFLGRFRTILAASALYVLGLGLLTLSAMIPSDCKVANPLTSCSPPRFQVIAFFGALYLVALAQGGHKPCVQAFGADQFDEKDPEECKAKSSFFNWWYFGMCFGTLVTLWVLNYIQDNLSWALGFGIPCVAMVLALVVFLLGTSTYRFSIQRESRSAFARIGNVYVAAFKNWSVSASVVADAEESLGLISHSRSQQFSYLNKALVGTNGCSLDELEEAKSVLRLAPIWLTCLVYAVVFAQSPTFFTKQGATMERSITPSYKISPATLQSFISLSIVIFIPVYDRVLIPIARSFTHKPGGITVLQRIGTGIFLSFLAMVIAALVEMKRLKTAADYGLIDSPDVTVPMSVWWLVPQYVLFGISDVFAMVGLQEFFYDQVPSELRSVGLALYLSIFGIGSFLSSFMISVIDKAMSRSGQVSWFANNLNQAHLDYFYWLLACFSFIGLASYLYFAKAYISKRLNSL; via the exons ACGGATCCGTTGACTACAGAAACGAACCCGCCGTCAGATCTTCCTCCGGAGGCTGGAGATCCGCCGGATTCATCATCG GTGTGGAGGTAGCTGAGCGGTTCGCTTACTACGGGATCTCGTCGAATCTGATAATGTATCTGACGGGACCACTAGGCCAATCCACGGCGGCTGCAGCTTCCAACGTCAATGCCTGGTATGGAACGGCGTCGTTGCTTCCTCTCCTCGGTGCTTTTGTTGCAGACTCGTTCCTAGGTCGTTTCCGTACGATCCTCGCCGCATCAGCTCTCTACGTATTG GGACTTGGTTTACTGACTCTATCTGCGATGATTCCTTCGGACTGCAAAGTTGCCAATCCACTCACCTCATGCTCTCCTCCTAGATTTCAAGTTATAGCGTTCTTTGGGGCTCTGTATCTAGTGGCACTAGCTCAAGGCGGGCATAAGCCGTGTGTTCAGGCCTTTGGTGCGGATCAGTTTGATGAGAAGGATCCTGAGGAGTGTAAAGCGAAGAGTTCTTTCTTTAATTGGTGGTACTTTGGTATGTGTTTTGGGACGTTGGTGACTCTATGGGTGTTGAACTACATACAAGACAATCTCAGTTGGGCTCTTGGGTTTGGTATACCGTGTGTTGCTATGGTGCTTGCTTTGGTTGTTTTCTTGCTCGGAACTAGTACTTACCGGTTTAGTATTCAGAGAGAAAGTAGAAGCGCTTTTGCTAGGATTGGGAATGTTTATGTAGCGGCTTTTAAGAACTGGAGTGTGTCAGCTTCGGTTGTAGCTGATGCAGAAGAGAGCCTTGGTTTAATCTCTCATTCAAGGTCGCAGCAGTTTAG TTATCTCAACAAAGCTCTGGTCGGAACGAACGGTTGTAGTTTAGATGAACTTGAAGAAGCAAAATCAGTGCTTAGGCTAGCTCCGATCTGGTTAACTTGCTTGGTTTACGCGGTTGTATTCGCGCAGTCTCCAACTTTCTTCACTAAACAAGGAGCCACAATGGAGAGATCAATCACACCGAGTTACAAGATCTCTCCGGCGACCCTCCAGTCCTTCATCAGCCTCTCTATAGTCATCTTCATCCCCGTGTACGACCGTGTACTCATCCCAATCGCAAGATCATTTACACATAAGCCAGGTGGAATCACCGTGCTTCAGAGAATAGGCACTGgcatttttctctcttttctcgcTATGGTGATAGCCGCTCTAGTGGAGATGAAAAGGCTTAAAACGGCTGCGGATTACGGGCTCATCGATTCACCAGACGTTACGGTTCCAATGAGTGTGTGGTGGTTAGTTCCTCAGTATGTTCTCTTTGGTATCTCGGATGTTTTTGCAATGGTGGGTCTTCAAGAGTTTTTCTACGACCAGGTCCCGAGCGAGCTGAGAAGCGTGGGGTTGGCTCTGTACTTGAGCATATTCGGTATTGGTAGCTTTCTCAGTAGTTTCATGATATCAGTTATTGATAAAGCGATGAGCCGATCAGGTCAAGTGAGCTGGTTCGCGAATAACTTGAACCAGGCTCATTTGGATTACTTTTACTGGTTACTTGCTTGTTTCAGCTTCATTGGCTTAGCCTCTTACTTGTATTTTGCAAAGGCCTACATCTCTAAGAGGCTCAACTCCCTTTAA